The following DNA comes from Rosa rugosa chromosome 5, drRosRugo1.1, whole genome shotgun sequence.
TCATGAACAAAAAGACTCATTTTATTGCATGCATATCCCAGATAGGGGAAAATCAATGTTGATATACAGTCAAAAGAGGGAAAAGAAATTCATTTGAGAAGTAATCCAGAGTTATGTGCAAATTTTCTGTAGGTTGGTCTCGTAATAAGCCTCCCAACTTTCGCTTTTGTTGATTTTTCACTGGCCTAGCAGGCGTCGAGTTCGTTGATTGGCACCTTTCATTCGAGAGTTGAGCTCATCCACATCCTCAGAGAGGTGATCCATAGCTTTGTTTTGCCTGCATTTTCCATATTACTTAACAACAATGCACAGATAGATATGAAATCATGAACAATATGCAGGGAGTAGAAAAGTTATACTGACCTCTCGAGTTCACTTCCCATGTCCACAGCCATTCCCTTCAAATCCCCCAAAATATTACTTAGATCTGAGAGAGCATCATCTTGCTTTGCCTTCTCAGCCTGGTATTGGTGATCAATCCAACATTAATAATTCCAGAGAACATGTAGCCATATGCTTCATAACCACATATATTTACACTAACCTCGATTTGCTGAATGGCACTTGATCCTTCAGGAAGGGGTGTCTGAGGAGCTGACCGGCTTCCTTTGGGCGCAGGAGATAAACCCAACTTTTCCCTCTGCTCTTTACTTGCACGTTTATTGGTTGTAGCTGAATCTGAACACGATCACCATATCAAAGTCCAAGTACATTACATAAAGTCCCCCGAAAACGTGATGTTTTCAAGTTTCGGGATATTAAGCAAGTAGACTATAACAGAAGCAAACCTGCTGTCAATTCAGGGCCTTTAAGCTCCTTGGTCTTCTTTGGCTTCCAAGGCTTTGAGAAAATGCCCCCAAGTCCGTTTAAAAGCTTCTCACCCTGATTCAAACATTCACGAACGATTAGGTAACATGATCTTACACAATGCAAAAACCATAACCTCATAATCCTCTCCATAAGTGCTAACATGATCATACCTTGCTCAAATCCTTATCCATATCGACAGCCGCCATGTGTGTCCTTGTAATCTGATCACCCTGCTGATGCAACGTGTCAAGCGTGGTTGTAGCAGTCCCCTTGATGTCCTCAGCAATCCTCAGGCAATTGTTGACACTCTGTGTTGTCTCCTCAGACTTGTATACTGCATAGTTCTCCAACTCTTGCACACTCTGGTTCTCTAGCCCTCCCGAGTCATGAAAATCGTTCTTGTATGAAGCAGGAGAAGTCCCTCTTGTACTAGGCTTACCGGGTTTCTCATTACCAAAATCTGGGGTGATGAGCACGGGTTCAGAAGTAGTTCGTCTCGCTGGGGTAATCTTAGCCTCATTAGATTGGGTTTCTGAATCAAGAGATCCTGGGTCTACAGAGCTTTGCTTAGCAATCTTTGCAGGCGATTTCAAAAACCCGAACATTTTGACAACAACAACAGAGCTATAGGTTGATATCAACTGGTTACTTTTGAGGCAAAAGTCACTAAATCAAAGGAAATGACAGAACCTCTTAGAAGATTCACAACTGTTACCTAGAGAGCACAGGAAAGGAAAATCAATGAGAATGGTAATCATAATTTGTTTCACCAATTAACTAAACTACATGTTCTTAACAAAATGCAAGTGATACTTAAACCAAGCACAAATCTTTGATGCTAGCTAGTCATATGGAGCAATATTGATCAAGAACTGCAATTATGCATAGACATGCCCATCAATGGGGGTACAATCAAGATCGAAATGCACCTAGTAATTTGgatgaaaaatcaaaaattggtttCGTACACAAACCACCACGCTTGGGTTTTGGATTGGGTTTGTGCTTGAAACGGGAAGAGAAAATGGATTGAATTTTTattaacaaaaggaaaaaagcaAAGGGTTTACATTTCTGTAGACAAGTATTTATCTTTCGTCTCTGTGGCTGCGAGCAAAATCAGAGAAATATGCCGCGGAAAAGCAGAGAAAAACTGTACGGCTCTAAGTCCGAGTCTCAAAGTGACTTGCTTCCCAGAATTGGAGGGCTATAAAAATTTCGTATTTAATAGTTATTTCTTATCAATCGCCTGCAGTAAATCCAGTTTGTACTCAAATTTTTTACTCTTTGTAGTATAAAGTATATATTAACTGCTATAGTATAAATCAATTTTTCAAGATCAAACCATCTTGAGTGAAAACAATCCAAAACACTGCACCCGTTACGATAGTTAATCATAttggtttctttttttgttttggattcACTTTATACTATGGCAATATAGAAGAATTACAAGTCTACAACCGTAGAGAGCATGGTCGGCCGGAAACGAAGTCATTAAACCAACTAAATGACGGTAATTATGAAGgtcaaatatttgaattataaaataataaaaaggggccgtgaccacttatccaatttcagcttaaaaattgtccacttacactccactaagagttttttaaccccatttacccactCTAACATCTgctgacagttttgcccctattaattaaattgaaactcatctctcagactctctccccccccccccccccgatctccacctccagtttctctctctctctctacctccggCTGACTGCCagactatctctctctcctctcagaaAAGCCTCCTCCAGGTTGTCCGGCCACCTCCAGGCGTCTCACAGGCGCGGTCAATCCGGACCAGTCCGAAATCCGTCGGGTAATCCTTGGCCAGATTGTTCCTGTCGATCCAGTCTGATCCCTCCGCCGACACACTTGATTTCAGATCCTCCCACTTCTTGTACTCGACGAATCGGACGGCATAGTTTTGGGGACGAGGATCTAGGGTCGTGTTGGGCTCTAGGGTTGGGGGATTCTGGTGGGGtttgaaaatggaagagagagagatgttgatggagatgatgatgaagaagaaggagaatgaTGACGTGGCGGTCAGAGGAGTAGTCATAGTAGTCATAGCAACTATGCAAGTATTATTTTCATGGCCCTCTTTCTATCCATTGCGGCaactattattattaattttttttttggtaaatttggcagaaggcttataaggaaagaagaatgaagaatgaaaaaaaaaagttttattgagtaactatacatgtctattgcggggcaataataagattattgggagacaataatatgagtattgaggggcaataatatgcatataaattgatcgattgtgcctgtagtgtattcattttggttttgggagtttatgcaattcactggagggcaataatatgattattggagacaataatatgattattggagacaataatatgattattaggaagcaataatatgattactggggggcaataatatgattactgggggtaataatatggttactgggtattattagggggcaataaattcagacgctggaatccggtcaccagtccggtagccggattccggtcaccggtcgccggagtcgggtcaccggtcgccggagtcgggTCACCAATCGCCGGAGTCTGCCACCGGAGTCAAgcaaggtctccaatgacttatttctctaagtgacaaaaaaggagagggaaaaattgtcccaaaaataaataaaaatgaattaaaaaatacttaattgggtattagggaaataatcttttagagtgtttgggtaagtgggcaatctcttagagtg
Coding sequences within:
- the LOC133708587 gene encoding putative SNAP25 homologous protein SNAP30: MFGFLKSPAKIAKQSSVDPGSLDSETQSNEAKITPARRTTSEPVLITPDFGNEKPGKPSTRGTSPASYKNDFHDSGGLENQSVQELENYAVYKSEETTQSVNNCLRIAEDIKGTATTTLDTLHQQGDQITRTHMAAVDMDKDLSKGEKLLNGLGGIFSKPWKPKKTKELKGPELTADSATTNKRASKEQREKLGLSPAPKGSRSAPQTPLPEGSSAIQQIEAEKAKQDDALSDLSNILGDLKGMAVDMGSELERQNKAMDHLSEDVDELNSRMKGANQRTRRLLGQ